A single genomic interval of Streptomyces graminofaciens harbors:
- a CDS encoding protein-arginine deiminase family protein — MLTLPVGDVSDTATGSLQLVGADKSKVRLFFKSGDTWTYVTAGTGVTAAELRAGLELGVDGHHLQRVKQALVVDGSRQNPNQRKFTSEFPKEVRKAGITKPTYKFKDDSDIWPQDFVEPGYVSIPGPGGKPRVLHVMIRSAQMDRKAGKQVFEMRGPGVGVAQVNEGTNDQINSTGNLETTPPYTHNGKSYPAAGSSPAGTGPGCSRTRSFSRPRARRTADGDSARG; from the coding sequence TTGCTTACGCTCCCGGTCGGCGACGTCTCGGACACCGCCACCGGAAGCCTCCAACTGGTCGGCGCGGACAAGTCCAAGGTCCGGCTGTTTTTCAAGAGCGGCGACACCTGGACGTACGTCACAGCCGGCACCGGCGTCACCGCCGCCGAACTGCGCGCCGGTCTCGAACTGGGCGTGGACGGGCATCACCTGCAGCGGGTGAAGCAAGCGCTGGTGGTCGACGGAAGCCGCCAGAACCCGAACCAGAGGAAGTTCACCTCGGAGTTCCCCAAGGAGGTGCGAAAGGCCGGTATCACCAAGCCGACGTACAAGTTCAAGGACGACTCGGACATCTGGCCGCAGGACTTCGTCGAGCCCGGCTACGTCAGCATTCCCGGCCCGGGCGGCAAGCCCCGTGTCCTGCATGTGATGATCCGTTCCGCGCAGATGGACCGCAAGGCCGGCAAGCAGGTCTTCGAAATGCGCGGCCCCGGCGTGGGCGTCGCGCAGGTCAACGAGGGGACGAACGACCAGATCAACTCCACGGGCAACCTGGAGACCACCCCGCCGTACACGCACAACGGCAAGTCTTACCCGGCAGCCGGATCATCACCGGCCGGCACGGGTCCCGGCTGCTCGCGCACACGGTCTTTCTCAAGGCCCAGGGCACGCAGGACCGCTGATGGCGACTCCGCCAGGGGGTGA
- a CDS encoding DUF6980 family protein — protein sequence MTNHCCEAMTSRVNVRCDQHADPFACPDALVDFSAKFQEYGLIIHDGGTSSITIDFCPWCGRRLPEPQRDRWFDELERRGIDPWEDEVPAEFQDDRWLASLRQE from the coding sequence ATGACCAATCACTGTTGCGAGGCGATGACCAGCCGCGTGAACGTACGCTGCGACCAGCACGCCGACCCCTTCGCCTGCCCGGACGCGCTGGTTGACTTCAGCGCCAAGTTCCAGGAGTACGGGCTGATCATTCATGACGGCGGTACGTCGAGCATCACGATCGACTTCTGCCCCTGGTGCGGACGACGCCTCCCCGAGCCACAGCGGGACCGGTGGTTTGACGAGCTAGAGCGCCGCGGGATCGATCCCTGGGAGGACGAGGTGCCCGCTGAGTTCCAGGACGACCGCTGGCTCGCGTCTCTGCGCCAGGAGTAA
- a CDS encoding transposase, whose amino-acid sequence MADGIRFRVRTGIPWRDMPADYGSWARVYDLLGSGVRPVPSLTTGRHLASDLHCLAGTGRHERSDHPLAESPSAVLRALGLEKDRVREQPGPVPAGDDPAAG is encoded by the coding sequence ATGGCAGACGGCATACGGTTCCGGGTCCGCACCGGTATCCCGTGGCGGGACATGCCCGCAGACTACGGTTCCTGGGCTCGGGTGTACGACCTGCTGGGCTCGGGTGTACGACCTGTTCCGTCGCTGACAACGGGACGGCACCTGGCATCGGATCTTCACTGCCTTGCAGGCACGGGCCGGCACGAAAGATCTGATCACCCCCTGGCGGAGTCGCCATCAGCGGTCCTGCGTGCCCTGGGCCTTGAGAAAGACCGTGTGCGCGAGCAGCCGGGACCCGTGCCGGCCGGTGATGATCCGGCTGCCGGGTAA
- a CDS encoding IS630 family transposase (programmed frameshift), with product MRYADGGGLTAAGRRRRESVRLQAAELFEQGIKPSEVARCLRVSLKSAYRWQQLWRDGGVQALASRGPSGSRCRLSPRCLEKLAGYLEQGPAAHGWVEDQVWTAARVATLIGRKFHVSYSVSGATRLMHRLGFSPQVPARRVAERDEQAVTAWKEATWTEVKEPGRPCGGYVCFEDEAGFTRRPPKGRTWGRRGVTPQVAVSGRRSGRLSVAGLIAMRPGSRTRLCHRLRVHPAGKGKRRSMGERDFIALIDGVHQLVKAPIVLVWDRLNTHVSHAMRELIAERAWLTVFLLPAYSPDLNPVEGVWAHVKRSLANLAVVALDRLEALVRNRLKRLQYRPDTLDGFIAGTGLALDEPASPQH from the exons GTGAGGTATGCGGATGGGGGTGGGCTGACCGCTGCGGGACGTCGGCGCCGGGAGTCGGTACGGCTGCAGGCGGCCGAGTTGTTCGAGCAGGGGATCAAGCCGTCGGAGGTGGCACGGTGCCTGCGGGTGAGCTTGAAGTCGGCCTATCGGTGGCAGCAGTTGTGGCGGGACGGCGGCGTGCAGGCTCTGGCCTCCCGTGGCCCGAGCGGATCGCGGTGTCGTCTGTCCCCGCGTTGTCTGGAGAAGCTGGCCGGGTATCTGGAGCAGGGGCCGGCCGCGCATGGCTGGGTGGAGGACCAGGTGTGGACCGCGGCTAGGGTGGCCACGCTGATCGGCAGGAAGTTCCACGTCTCCTACAGCGTCTCCGGGGCGACGAGGCTGATGCACCGGCTCGGCTTCAGCCCGCAGGTCCCCGCGCGGCGGGTCGCCGAGCGTGACGAGCAGGCCGTCACCGCGTGGAAGGAGGCGACCTGGACCGAGGTAAAAGAGCCCGGGCGGC CTTGCGGAGGCTACGTCTGTTTCGAGGACGAGGCAGGCTTCACCCGACGGCCGCCCAAAGGACGTACCTGGGGCCGGCGTGGCGTGACTCCGCAAGTGGCGGTCAGCGGGCGACGCTCGGGGCGGCTGTCGGTGGCCGGGCTGATCGCGATGCGGCCCGGCTCCCGCACCCGGCTGTGCCACCGCCTGCGCGTCCACCCCGCGGGCAAAGGCAAGCGCCGCAGCATGGGCGAGCGCGACTTCATCGCGCTGATCGACGGCGTCCACCAGCTCGTCAAAGCGCCGATCGTGCTGGTGTGGGACCGTTTGAATACCCACGTCTCCCATGCTATGCGTGAGTTGATCGCCGAGCGTGCATGGCTGACGGTGTTCCTGCTGCCCGCCTACTCGCCCGACCTCAACCCCGTCGAGGGGGTATGGGCGCACGTCAAGCGCAGCCTGGCCAACCTCGCCGTGGTCGCCCTCGACCGGCTTGAGGCCCTCGTCCGCAACCGACTCAAGCGTCTTCAGTACCGGCCCGACACCCTCGATGGCTTCATAGCGGGCACCGGCCTGGCACTCGACGAACCAGCGTCACCACAGCACTAG
- a CDS encoding PadR family transcriptional regulator: MLELAILGFLAEGPLPGHELRRRISQLTGYTRPVSDGSLYPAINRLTRAGLIERRADPAAGAARYVLSLTAAGRAEMLQRLRMPADHEITDFTRFYVVLAFLSHLPDVAEQHAVLRRRLEFLEEPASFFYDNERPLRAEEIADPYRRGMLLTARATSRAERTWLREALGEKAPAFDTACTDSDPHAPAAPAS, translated from the coding sequence ATGCTGGAACTCGCGATACTCGGCTTCCTCGCCGAGGGACCCCTGCCTGGACACGAGCTGCGCCGCCGCATCTCACAGCTGACCGGCTACACGCGGCCGGTCAGTGACGGCAGCCTGTATCCGGCGATCAATCGTCTGACCAGGGCGGGCTTGATCGAGCGGCGCGCCGACCCGGCCGCGGGGGCGGCCCGGTACGTGCTCAGCCTGACCGCGGCCGGACGGGCCGAAATGCTTCAACGCCTGCGCATGCCCGCCGACCACGAGATCACCGACTTCACCCGGTTCTACGTCGTCCTGGCCTTCCTCTCCCACCTGCCCGACGTGGCCGAACAGCACGCGGTGCTGCGCAGACGGCTGGAGTTCCTGGAGGAACCGGCGAGCTTCTTCTACGACAATGAGCGGCCCCTGCGTGCCGAGGAGATCGCCGACCCCTACCGGCGGGGCATGCTGCTCACCGCCCGCGCCACCAGCCGCGCCGAACGGACCTGGCTGCGCGAGGCCCTCGGGGAGAAGGCGCCCGCAT
- a CDS encoding ester cyclase, which yields MNRFIEFINTGNEDLAREVISPDAVFHAPSHPEPLRGPDGYMEVLGMMRSAFPDVQWTLEETVTEGDTVAARFTMRGTHDGEFFGIPASGNKISVQAMNFYYLADGRILGERGQPDLLGVMQQIGALPTP from the coding sequence ATGAACCGTTTCATCGAGTTCATCAACACGGGCAACGAGGATCTCGCCCGCGAGGTCATTTCTCCGGACGCGGTGTTCCACGCGCCAAGCCACCCGGAACCACTGCGGGGACCCGATGGGTACATGGAAGTCCTCGGGATGATGCGCAGCGCCTTCCCCGACGTCCAGTGGACGCTGGAGGAGACGGTCACCGAAGGCGACACAGTGGCCGCGCGGTTCACCATGCGGGGAACCCACGACGGTGAGTTCTTCGGGATCCCGGCGAGCGGCAACAAGATCTCGGTGCAGGCCATGAACTTCTACTACCTGGCCGACGGCCGGATCCTCGGCGAACGGGGCCAGCCCGACCTCCTCGGGGTGATGCAGCAGATCGGTGCCCTACCGACGCCGTGA
- a CDS encoding alpha/beta hydrolase: MEVQKGSALVGDGQLGVVLVHGFNSGPETWGHVQERIEQDQSLGAVRLLSFHYATGVAKWGPLGIRVFPEISTIADSLKEYLRTEGGPFDDLVIITHSMGGLVVQRYLARMLTDGHGSELARIRRVVMLACPNDGSELLRSLRHAVFGRRGRNPQERELRPLNKEVAETRRVIVNQVLRATAITDRTCPVPFFVYAGESDGIVSVESARSVFSDAAALPGDHFSILEAVTPEHRTFTTLRRHLHETASARSAADQPPGKAPDGPARSAGLEEVVRPRQVGVIPPPAGAFQDRAERARLRRPVAGGGTAVLGQVAAAQGVQGPDRGQVLSGMGGVGKTQLAADHARSALTGGEVDLLVWVTAADRTSLVVGLGRAGIEIAGAQPGDLEAAAEAFTAWLEPKAGQEVYRWLVVLDDVSDPADLEGLWPPASPHGRTLITTRRRDAAFAHDGRTRIDVGVFTEAEAVSYLGAVLAIHGRSEPAEQLAALAEDLGRLPLALSQAAAFMADADMGVSDYRVLLADRTGSLAEASPQPLPPGHTQEMAAAWDLSIGRAGRMRPAGLAPLLLHLAAFLDPNGIPAAVLATSPALTYLTQERASSAGLPLHDPASGDATTREVTEGEVTAGLRVLHRLSLIDHTPDVSHREVRIHALIQRAVRDTLTTEQYHNAARTAADALMAAWPDVERDTVLAQTLRAGATVLATHAEAALHQPRAHDILNRTGRSFGEFGQVTAAVTYYQYLAGTTRHHLGPDHPDTLAARHNLARSQGEAGMWREL; encoded by the coding sequence GTGGAGGTGCAGAAGGGGAGCGCGCTGGTGGGGGACGGACAGTTAGGTGTGGTGCTGGTCCACGGGTTCAATTCCGGTCCGGAGACCTGGGGGCACGTGCAGGAGCGCATCGAGCAGGACCAGTCGCTAGGCGCCGTGCGGTTGCTGTCGTTTCACTATGCGACAGGGGTCGCGAAGTGGGGTCCGCTGGGGATCCGGGTGTTCCCGGAGATCAGCACGATCGCCGACAGCCTCAAGGAGTATCTGCGGACCGAGGGCGGCCCGTTCGATGATCTGGTGATCATCACCCACAGCATGGGTGGGCTGGTCGTGCAGCGGTATCTGGCGCGGATGCTCACCGATGGACACGGTTCGGAGCTGGCCCGAATCCGGCGGGTGGTGATGCTGGCCTGCCCCAACGACGGTTCGGAGCTGCTGCGCTCGCTGCGCCACGCCGTCTTCGGACGCCGCGGCAGGAATCCGCAAGAGCGAGAGCTGCGGCCGCTGAACAAGGAGGTCGCCGAGACCCGGCGGGTCATCGTGAACCAGGTGCTGCGCGCAACCGCGATCACCGACCGGACTTGCCCCGTCCCGTTCTTCGTCTACGCCGGGGAAAGCGACGGCATCGTGTCGGTGGAATCCGCCCGGTCCGTTTTCAGCGACGCCGCGGCTCTGCCGGGTGACCACTTCAGCATCCTCGAAGCCGTCACACCCGAGCACCGCACCTTCACCACCCTGCGCCGCCACCTGCACGAAACCGCCTCGGCCCGCAGCGCAGCGGACCAGCCCCCCGGAAAGGCTCCCGACGGCCCGGCTCGTTCTGCCGGCCTGGAGGAGGTGGTCCGGCCTCGCCAGGTGGGGGTGATCCCGCCGCCGGCGGGGGCGTTCCAGGACCGGGCGGAACGAGCGCGCTTGCGCCGGCCGGTGGCCGGCGGTGGCACGGCCGTGCTCGGCCAGGTCGCAGCGGCTCAAGGTGTCCAGGGGCCGGACCGTGGGCAGGTGCTGTCGGGGATGGGCGGGGTCGGCAAGACGCAGCTCGCCGCCGACCATGCCCGTTCGGCGCTGACCGGTGGTGAGGTGGACCTGCTGGTGTGGGTGACCGCGGCCGACCGTACGTCCCTGGTGGTGGGTCTGGGCCGGGCCGGCATCGAGATAGCGGGCGCGCAGCCGGGCGACCTGGAGGCGGCGGCTGAGGCGTTCACGGCGTGGCTGGAGCCCAAAGCCGGACAGGAGGTGTACCGGTGGCTGGTCGTGCTGGACGACGTCTCCGACCCCGCCGACCTCGAAGGACTCTGGCCCCCCGCCAGCCCGCACGGGCGGACCCTGATCACGACCCGGCGCCGCGACGCGGCCTTCGCCCACGACGGCCGGACCCGCATCGACGTCGGTGTGTTCACCGAGGCTGAAGCCGTGTCCTACTTGGGTGCTGTGCTGGCTATCCACGGCCGCAGTGAACCCGCAGAGCAGTTGGCCGCGTTGGCGGAGGATCTGGGGCGTCTCCCGCTAGCCCTGTCTCAAGCGGCCGCATTTATGGCGGATGCCGATATGGGCGTCTCAGACTACCGGGTGTTGCTGGCCGACCGGACGGGTTCGCTTGCCGAGGCCAGCCCGCAGCCGCTGCCGCCCGGCCACACGCAAGAAATGGCCGCCGCCTGGGACTTGTCGATCGGGCGCGCTGGCCGGATGCGCCCGGCCGGGCTGGCTCCGCTGCTTCTCCATCTGGCCGCGTTCCTCGATCCGAACGGCATCCCCGCCGCTGTCCTGGCCACCTCGCCCGCCCTGACCTACCTGACCCAAGAGCGAGCCAGCTCCGCTGGCCTTCCCCTGCACGACCCCGCCTCCGGCGACGCCACCACGAGGGAGGTCACGGAGGGGGAGGTCACCGCAGGACTGCGGGTGCTGCACCGTTTGAGCCTGATCGACCACACCCCAGATGTGTCCCACCGTGAGGTTCGTATCCACGCTTTGATCCAGCGCGCCGTCCGCGACACCCTCACCACGGAGCAGTACCACAATGCAGCACGCACCGCCGCTGACGCCTTGATGGCGGCCTGGCCCGACGTCGAACGCGACACCGTCCTGGCCCAAACCCTGCGCGCAGGCGCCACCGTCCTCGCCACCCACGCCGAAGCCGCCCTCCACCAGCCCCGCGCCCACGACATCCTGAACCGCACCGGCCGCAGCTTCGGCGAATTCGGTCAGGTCACCGCCGCCGTCACGTACTACCAGTACTTGGCCGGCACTACTCGCCACCACCTCGGCCCCGACCATCCCGACACCCTCGCCGCCCGCCACAACCTGG